The genomic interval CAATGTATGAAAACCACGCCAGGAGCGGTTCGGCCGTGCCAGCCTGGCTGATCTTCGATGGCAAATTCCGCTACAACTACCCAATGGGGCCGCTGATGCCCGGCCAGATCCAGCCGGATCGCAAAGCCTGGCTGGGCAAGGTGTACTGGAGGGACGACACGCTGGAAGGTCTGGCCAAACAGATCGGCGTCGATGCCGCCGGCCTGAAGCAAAGCGTCGAACTCAACAACCAGTATGCGCAGGACGGCAAGGACAGGGAGTTCGACAAGGGCGGCAACGTCTTCGATCGCTATTACGGCGACTACAACGTCAAGCCCAACCCCTGCCTGGCGCCGATCGGCAAGCCGCCCTACTACGCCATGCGCGTCGATGCCGGCGACATCGGCACCAAGGGCGGCCTGCTCACCGACAAGGACGCGCGCGTGCTGGATGAATCGGATCGGCCGATCGAAGGCTTGTACTGCATCGGCAACAACTCGGCTTCGGTGATGGGCAAGGCCTATCCGGGCGCCGGCGGCACGCTCGGTCCGGCGATGACCTTCGGCTTCCGCGCGGCCAACCATATCGCCGCGAGCAAGTGAGGCGCAGCGCTCGGGGGCGCCGTCCCTGAGCGGGTTTTGCAGTTCACCGTTTCATGTTCCGGCGCTGCAGCGCAAGCCCGTTACGTCCATGATCCGCCGCAGCAGACCCATGAATGCCAGGCTCCAGGCGGCCAGGGCGATATAGAAGAAGATGCCGGGCAGGGGTTCGAGAAATGGGAAATCCATGGCGCGAATCATTTGTTCGGTACTGACCGCATACATGCCCAGTGGGAAGACGGCGCCCCAGTAGAGCGGGTCGTAAGTGAGCGGAAAGCGCCGCGCGATGTAGCGCCAGCAACCCAGGATCAGCAGCATCGGGATCCACCAGCTGCCGGTCGCCCAGTAGAACACGGTGAAGCCCTTGATGAAGGGCAGCAGCGAAGTCAGGAAGGGCGCATCCGGTGCGTTGATGATCAGCAGCGAGCCGGCCAGGGTGGAAATCGCCATGGCGCCCATGTTGATCCAGTAGGGTGGCGCCAGGTCGCCCGGCGAGAAGGCAAAGAACGTATAGCGGTAGAAGATCAGCGACATCATCCAGATGTAGAGCATGCCGCCCCACAGCCACATCGACAGGGCGAGGAAGTTGATTTCCAGGCGCCAGGGCTGGTCGGCGTGGCTGGCGATCAGCGCGCCCAGCACGGCGATCGACTGCGTTGCCACCACTGCCAGCAGCCAGGCGCCGCTGATGCCGTGGGCCAGGTCGGGCTTGTTCTGCTTGATGGTGAAGCCGGCAAAAATCGTGTAGGTCAGCCCCAGCCAGAGCAGGATCGCCAGCCCCCACAGCCAGCCGGCGCTGCGGTAATCCCCCAGCAGCAGGATGAACTGGCAGCCGAGGATGCTGGTGGCGGCCACGCTGGTGAAAAACCCCGGGCCGCGCAGATGATCGATCATGTCGCCGAAGAAGCGTTGCGGATAGCGCAGGGCGCGCCAGCCGGTCATCAGCCAGAGCGTGCCGTAGGCCAGCAGGTTGAGTCCGAACAGCAGCCGGGCCAGGGTGTCGAAAGCCAGTAGCTGGGCGGCCAGCGAGACGATGCCGGTGGCCATCACCAGGCCGAAGTAGGCCGGCGAGAGTTCGCACAGTACCGCCGAAAAATGGCCGCGCAGGGCGGTCGCTTGCTCGGACATGGCAGTCTCCAATCGATTGACTCTGCAAAGGGCAGTTTAGGGCATGTTCCGGGCTGGATACACGTACGATGCACGCCTGTGAAATACGCCACGATGTGATTTACTTCACCGGCTTTAGCCTCTTCCTCCCGTTAAAGTTTCCGCTTTTCCAGTCGTATAAACAGCCATTGCCGGCAGGGAAACCAAGGGAGAATGTCATGCAGCACCTGGCTCTGGCGTTTCATCGAGCAAATGCGAGCGCAACCACCGCGCGTACTGCCGAGCGTCGCAACCTGATTCCGCAATTGCGCGAGCTGGCGAATCAACTGGCCGCCACGATTCGCGAGGGCAGCCCGGCCCAGGCGCGTCGCCTGGCGCATCAGTACATCCTGCCGCCGATTGCCTGGGGCTTTCTGGCCTCCTGCCTGCAACAGCAGAATATTTCCGCCGAGGTCATCGTCGGCGTGTTGTCCTGAGTCGTTCCGCGCATCGATGCCTGATGCTTGATGCCTGATCCGGCAGCGGCCGGGTTTTCCGCCGATTCCGTCTCCTTGCCTTCGTCCCGTGTGCGGGCCGGTGCCATGGCTCGCTTGCGTCGGCGCATTGCCGCCGTTTTGCAAGTCCGCCAATGGCAGGTATGCTTGCGCCGGAACGGCAGCGGCGGCAGGACGTGGCGTGTCTGCCGGTCGGTCGGGCAAGGAGTCGGTGTATGTGGCGCATGCATTGCGACAGGACGGAAAAGAGAGGGCGGCAATGAAAGTCGAACGCATCGTGGCGGCAACGGATTTTTCGCGTTCGGCAGAGGCAGCGGTTCATAGGGCTGCCCTGTTGGCCAAGGCGGCCGGCGCCCGTCTGGATGTGCTGCATGCCATCAACCTGTCGCCGCTGACCGGCGCCTGGCGCAATCTCATCGACGGCGACGGTTTCAGCGAGAGCCGTTTGCGCGAAAGTGCCGGCGCCCGCATGGCGCAGTTTGTCGAGGATCTGGCCCGGCGTACCGGCGTGATGCCGCAGACGCATATCCTGTCCGGCAAACCGGCGCAGGCCGTTGCCAACTGGGCCAAGGAGGCTGCAGCCGATCTGGTGGTCGTCGGTGCGCATGGCGAGCATCTATTGCTCGATCTGTTCATCGGCTCCACCGCACTCAAGCTGCTGCGCCTGGCAAACCAGCCGGTGCTGCTGGCCAAGCAGACGCCGCTGTTCGCTTACGAACGCATCCTCATCGCCACGGATTTCTCGCCAGCCTCGCGCGCGGCGGCCAATCTGGCGGCCAGTCTGCTGGGGGATGCCGAGCTGTACGTCTTTCACGTCTATGAAGTGCCGTTCGAGCGTGAACTGTATTACGCCGGCAGCGATGACGATGCGGTCGATTATTACCGGCGCATCGGACAGAACGAGGCGCGCCGGCAAATGGATGAGTTCATTCTGACGCTGGACGAGCCCGAGCGCTTCATCGGCCGCGTTCGTCATGGTTATGCGCCGGTGCTGGTGAACCAGTATGCCGCCGAGATCAAGGCGGATCTGCTGGTGCTGGGTTCGAACCGCCAGTCGGAACTGGCGGCCACGCTGTTCGGCAGCGTTGCGGCGCATCTGGTGAATGAATCGCGCGGCGATTTGCTGCTGGTGCCTTCAGCGGTCTGAGCGACGGAATTCGACGGAATTTCAGGACTTCTTCCGTTCCTGCCGCTCGCGCAATATCGCCGCCTGCATCAGCATGATCGCGGTGACCGGCGCGGTCAGCAGGATGAACAGGGTGATCAGCAGTTCATGGATCACCAGGCGCTGCGCCAGGGCCGAGGAAACGAGCATCGAGGCAATGATGATGCAGCCCGCGCCCAGGGTGCTGCCCATCGTCGGCGCATGAATCCGGGCAAAAAAGGACTGCAGGCGCAGCAGTCCGAGCGCGCCGACGAGCGTCAGCAGGCCGCCGCAGATCAGCAGCAGGGCGGCGGGCAGCGCGGCCCAGAGTGGAACGTCCGCCACGTTCATGGGTTCTCTTCCTTCCGACCCGTTTCAAGGAGGTGACGGGTGTTCGCCGCTGCGCGGTGCCGCGTCATGGGTTTCATGGTTCGATCACCTCGCCGCGCAGCAGGAACTTCGCCATCGCCGTGGAGCCGACGAAGCCGAACAGCGCGATCAGCAGGGCGATGTCGAAATAAACGGCGGAACCGAAGCCGATGCCGAGCATCAGGATGGTCAGCATGCCGTTGATGTAGAGCGTGTCGAGCGCCAGGATGCGGTCCTGGGCGGCGGGGCCGCGCAGCAGCCGGATCAGGGCGCAGAGGATGGCCAGCGCGAAGCAGGCCAGCGCGAAGTTCACGGCGAAAGGCAGGATGGCGTTCATTCGAAGATCTCCATCAATGGGCGTTCGTAGCGATGCTTGATCGTGCGGATCCAGGCCGCCTCGTCCTGCAGGTCGAGGACGTGCAGCGTGAGCATGCCGCTCGCCGGGTCGTAGCCGGACCAGACCGTGCCCGGCGTGCTGGTGATGATGATGGCAAGCATCGCCAGGCCGTGCGGATCGCGCAGGTCGAGCGGGATGTCCAGAAAGCCGATGGTCGGCTGGCGCTGCGCGGCGCCGAGCACGATGCGCCCGACGCCGATGTTGGAGCGCACGATGTCGAGGAGCACGTGCCAGATCAGGCCGATGGCGACGTGCAGACGGCGCGGCCAGGCCGACAGCGGGCGCAGGCGGGTGACTGCGGCGCTGACCAGCACGGCCAGGATGATGCCGAGCAGGAGGTTGGCGAAATCGAGACTGTCATTGAGCAGCAGCCACACGATCGTCAGCACGACCGGCAGGAGCGGCACCAGGAGCGGACGCTTCATCGCATGTCTCCTGCGGCCGCGCCCGGCAGCACTTCGCCGACATAGAGCGACACATCGTGCAGCGCGCGCGCGGCCGTCTCGAAGTAGGCCATGGCCGGGCCGGCGCCGAAGGCCAGCGCCAGGCACAGCAGCACCAGCCCGCCCACCGGGGCGGCTTCCAGCCATTGCAGGCGCGGCGTCGGACGCTGGCTGTCCCAGAAGACGCGAACTCCCAGGCGCGACAGGGCGATCAAACCGGCCAGTCCCGACAGCAGCAGGGCCGCGAAGAACAAACCCGTGTGCAGCGCCGAGGCCGCGGGCAGGGCGGCGACGGCAGCCTTGAGCAGCGCGAACTTGGCGACGAAGCCGGACAGCGGCGGCAGGCCGGAGAGCACCGCGGCGCAGGAGAAGAAGGCCAGCCCGAGGAAGGCCATCGCCGCCGGGATGGGGGTGCCGGCCTCTTCGCCCAGCGCGTCGGGATGTTCCGATTCGTGCCGGTCCTGCAGGCCGAAGGCCTCGGAGCTGATGGCCAGGAAATCGGCGGTGGCCGCACGGTTGCGCTCGGCCAGTTCGATCAGCATGAAGAAGGCGCCGCTGCCGAGCACCGAACTGGCGAGATAGTAGAGCGCCGGGCCGGTCAGGGTGGTGCCGGTGAAGCCGAAGGCCGCCAGCAGGGTGCCGGAAGAGACGATGACCAGGAAGCCGGCCAGGCGGTCGAGTTTCTGCGCGGCGAGCACGCCCAGGGTACCTGTGGCGATGGTGGCCAGTCCGCAGTAGAACAGCCAGTCGCCTTTGAAGGGCGCCGGGGCGACGTCCTGGCCGAACAGGATGGAAAAGCGCAGCAGCGCATACACGCCGACCTTGGTGAGGATCGCGAAAATGCCGCCCACCGGCGCCGTGGCTGTGGCATAGGTGGCGGGCAGCCAGAAGTTGAGCGGCCAGGCGCCGGCCTTGACGAGGAAGACGATGCCGAGCAGCAGCGCGCCCAGCTCGAACAGCGCGCGCGACTCGGCGTCGAGCCGCGGGACGACGAGCGCCAGCTCGGCCATGTTGAGAGTGCCGGAGACGCCGTAGATCAGCGCGGCGGCGACCAGGAACACCAGCGAGGCGACGAGGTTGACCGCGATGTAGTGCAGGCCCGCCTTCACGCGCGGCGCGCCCGAGCCGTGCAGCGCCAGCCCGTAGGAGGCCGCCAGCAGCACCTCGAAGAAGACGAACAGGTTGAACAGGTCGCCGGCGAGGAAGGCGCCGTTCAGCCCCATCAGCAGGAACTGGAACAGCGGCAGGAAGTGGCTGCCGGCGCGTTCCCAGCGCGCCAGCGCATACACCAGCGCGGCCAGCCCCAGGGTGGCGGTGAGGGTCAGCATGATGGCCGCCAGGCGATCCACCACCAGCACGATGCCGAAGGG from Sterolibacterium denitrificans carries:
- a CDS encoding tellurite resistance/C4-dicarboxylate transporter family protein; translation: MSEQATALRGHFSAVLCELSPAYFGLVMATGIVSLAAQLLAFDTLARLLFGLNLLAYGTLWLMTGWRALRYPQRFFGDMIDHLRGPGFFTSVAATSILGCQFILLLGDYRSAGWLWGLAILLWLGLTYTIFAGFTIKQNKPDLAHGISGAWLLAVVATQSIAVLGALIASHADQPWRLEINFLALSMWLWGGMLYIWMMSLIFYRYTFFAFSPGDLAPPYWINMGAMAISTLAGSLLIINAPDAPFLTSLLPFIKGFTVFYWATGSWWIPMLLILGCWRYIARRFPLTYDPLYWGAVFPLGMYAVSTEQMIRAMDFPFLEPLPGIFFYIALAAWSLAFMGLLRRIMDVTGLRCSAGT
- a CDS encoding universal stress protein, which produces MKVERIVAATDFSRSAEAAVHRAALLAKAAGARLDVLHAINLSPLTGAWRNLIDGDGFSESRLRESAGARMAQFVEDLARRTGVMPQTHILSGKPAQAVANWAKEAAADLVVVGAHGEHLLLDLFIGSTALKLLRLANQPVLLAKQTPLFAYERILIATDFSPASRAAANLAASLLGDAELYVFHVYEVPFERELYYAGSDDDAVDYYRRIGQNEARRQMDEFILTLDEPERFIGRVRHGYAPVLVNQYAAEIKADLLVLGSNRQSELAATLFGSVAAHLVNESRGDLLLVPSAV
- the mnhG gene encoding monovalent cation/H(+) antiporter subunit G, with amino-acid sequence MNVADVPLWAALPAALLLICGGLLTLVGALGLLRLQSFFARIHAPTMGSTLGAGCIIIASMLVSSALAQRLVIHELLITLFILLTAPVTAIMLMQAAILRERQERKKS
- a CDS encoding K+/H+ antiporter subunit F: MNAILPFAVNFALACFALAILCALIRLLRGPAAQDRILALDTLYINGMLTILMLGIGFGSAVYFDIALLIALFGFVGSTAMAKFLLRGEVIEP
- a CDS encoding Na+/H+ antiporter subunit E, which codes for MKRPLLVPLLPVVLTIVWLLLNDSLDFANLLLGIILAVLVSAAVTRLRPLSAWPRRLHVAIGLIWHVLLDIVRSNIGVGRIVLGAAQRQPTIGFLDIPLDLRDPHGLAMLAIIITSTPGTVWSGYDPASGMLTLHVLDLQDEAAWIRTIKHRYERPLMEIFE
- a CDS encoding monovalent cation/H+ antiporter subunit D, with product MMQHLPILPILLPLLTGALLLFSSETRHGRRALFALAATLAQLAVALALLAIADGRLAMPWSGADGSGVSISGISVYALGNWAAPFGIVLVVDRLAAIMLTLTATLGLAALVYALARWERAGSHFLPLFQFLLMGLNGAFLAGDLFNLFVFFEVLLAASYGLALHGSGAPRVKAGLHYIAVNLVASLVFLVAAALIYGVSGTLNMAELALVVPRLDAESRALFELGALLLGIVFLVKAGAWPLNFWLPATYATATAPVGGIFAILTKVGVYALLRFSILFGQDVAPAPFKGDWLFYCGLATIATGTLGVLAAQKLDRLAGFLVIVSSGTLLAAFGFTGTTLTGPALYYLASSVLGSGAFFMLIELAERNRAATADFLAISSEAFGLQDRHESEHPDALGEEAGTPIPAAMAFLGLAFFSCAAVLSGLPPLSGFVAKFALLKAAVAALPAASALHTGLFFAALLLSGLAGLIALSRLGVRVFWDSQRPTPRLQWLEAAPVGGLVLLCLALAFGAGPAMAYFETAARALHDVSLYVGEVLPGAAAGDMR